A stretch of the Papaver somniferum cultivar HN1 chromosome 6, ASM357369v1, whole genome shotgun sequence genome encodes the following:
- the LOC113285347 gene encoding RING-H2 finger protein ATL32-like, which produces MIIVVVAVCVPALTGLFGNCIRIHFLNEQRGSRIDLNNFVGRSSAGGLHSAVIEMFPVLVYSDIKNLKEISTQGMVNDCVVCLSEYEDKDLLRLLPKCQHVFHRECIDSWFVSHATCPVCRSNLNPIALETATNGGVGGGAHSVIDIFQNDENRPDTRSIHVGSRAVA; this is translated from the coding sequence ATGATTATTGTAGTCGTGGCTGTTTGTGTGCCTGCCTTAACTGGTTTATTCGGTAACTGTATTCGAATACATTTTCTCAATGAACAACGAGGGAGTAGAATTGATCTTAACAACTTCGTAGGACGATCATCAGCTGGAGGGCTTCATTCAGCGGTCATCGAAATGTTCCCGGTATTGGTCTACTCCGACATTAAGAACCTTAAGGAGATTTCGACGCAAGGAATGGTAAATGATTGTGTTGTTTGTTTAAGTGAATATGAAGATAAAGATTTGTTAAGATTATTACCTAAATGTCAACACGTTTTCCACCGGGAGTGTATTGATAGTTGGTTTGTTTCTCATGCTACTTGTCCAGTTTGTCGCTCTAATCTTAACCCCATTGCTTTAGAAACCGCCACTAATGGCGGGGTTGGTGGTGGTGCTCATTCAGTAATTGATATATTTCAGAACGACGAAAACCGTCCTGACACGAGATCGATCCATGTTGGTTCTCGGGCAGTGGCATGA
- the LOC113285346 gene encoding E3 ubiquitin-protein ligase ATL6-like yields MVVYCILFIWRTNFLNEQRRIRGHLNDNVTTATSTSKGGLDLKVIETIPVIVYSDIKNKKKIHSNERVVECAVCLGEYEDEDMLRLLPTCRHFFHCHCIDAWFISHSTCPVCRSNIEVMAPEAALNSGGTVLDVFEDDGNHSESTMTVINVSAEQTHVSVSVAESSEQATDNLNLKKEMNPNQTTGRSVNPSEGLSKSHSTGHSLVPENSETYTLGSPDDVRKASVNGKLNRYKRGVTFTI; encoded by the coding sequence ATGGTTGTTTACTGTATTCTTTTTATTTGGAGAACTAATTTTCTTAATGAGCAAAGACGTATTAGAGGTCACCTCAACGATAATGTTACTACGGCAACATCAACAAGCAAAGGAGGACTTGATTTAAAAGTGATCGAAACGATTCCGGTGATTGTCTATTCTGATattaagaataagaagaagattcATTCTAATGAAAGAGTAGTAGAGTGTGCTGTTTGCTTAGGTGAATATGAAGACGAAGATATGTTGAGACTATTACCTACATGtcgtcatttttttcattgtcatTGTATCGATGCTTGGTTTATCTCTCATTCTACTTGTCCGGTTTGTCGATCTAATATTGAGGTTATGGCTCCCGAAGCTGCACTTAATTCAGGTGGTACTGTACTTGATGTATTTGAAGACGATGGGAACCATTCTGAGTCCACAATGACTGTGATTAATGTATCAGCAGAGCAAACCCATGTTTCAGTTTCGGTGGCAGAGAGTTCAGAACAAGCAACTGATAATTTAAACCTTAAGAAGGAGATGAACCCGAATCAGACTACAGGAAGATCAGTAAACCCTTCTGAAGGACTTTCAAAATCGCATTCAACTGGACATTCTTTGGTACCAGAAAATAGTGAGACGTACACATTGGGATCACCGGATGATGTGAGAAAGGCTAGTGTTAATGGAAAATTGAATCGGTATAAGAGAGGCGTAACTTTTACGATATGA